A region of the bacterium genome:
TGCGCGCTGAGGCTCAACCTCCCCGACTGCGGGATCGTGCTCTCCACGCGCGAGTCCGCGGCGCTGAGGGATCGGCTCATGCCGCTCGGGGTGACGCAGATGAGCGCAGGCTCGGCCACGGAGCCGGGCGGGTACTCCAAAGAGGGATCGTCAGGAAAACAGTTTCACAGACAGGACACGCGCAGCGCCGCCGAGGTGGCGGAGATGATTTCCAGGGCCGGCTACGATCCGGTCTGGAAGGACTGGGAGAGGATGACATGACCACACAGCTTGAGTCTGCAAAGAGAGGAACGATCACCGAACAGATGCGCCGGGTGGCGGAGGCCGAGGGACTGCCTGCGGAGAAGGTGCGCCTGGAGATCGCGCACGGCCGCCTGATCATCCCTGCGAACGTAAACCACAGGAACCTGCGCCCGCTCGGCATCGGCATGGCCCTCTCCTGCAAGATCAATGCGAACATCGGAAACTCGGCGCTCTCGTCGGACTTAGGCTGCGAACTCGACAAGCTCTCCTGCGCGATAGAGAGCGGCGCGGACGCGGTGATGGACCTCTCCACAGGGCCCCGCATCGACGATATCCGCAAGGCGATAATCGAGCGATCCGCCGTGCCGGTCGGGACTGTGCCGATCTACGAGGCTGCCGAAGGGGTCGAGCGCATAGAGGATCTGACCTCGGATGCGCTCCTCGAAGTGATCGAGCGCCACGCGCAGCAGGGCGTGGACTTCGTCACCGTGCACTGCGGCCTTCTCGCCTCACACCTCCGGCTCGCGCTCACGCGCACCACCGGGATCGTGAGCCGCGGAGGGGCGCTGACTGCGCGCTGGATGCAGAGGAACGGAAAGGAGAACCCGCTCTACACGGAGTTCGACCGCCTGCTCGAGATCTGTCTGAAACACGACATGTCCCTCTCCCTGGGCGACGGGCTGCGCCCCGGCTGCATCGCCGACGCCTCGGACGCAGCGCAGTTCGCGGAGCTCGACGTCCTGGGAAGACTCGTGAGGCGTTGCCGCGAGGCAGGCGTGCAGACGATGGTGGAGGGGCCGGGCCACGTGCCCATAAACGAGATCGAGATGAACATAAGAAGACAGATCGAGCTGTGCGACGGCGCCCCCTTCTATGTGCTGGGCCCGATCGTCACCGACATCGCGGCGGGCCACGACCACATCGCCTCGGCGATCGGCGGGGCGATCGCGGCCTCGGCGGGCGCCGCCATGCTCTGCTACGTCACCCCTGCCGAGCACCTGGGCCTTCCGAACGCCGACGAGGTCCGCCAGGGCGTGATCGCACACAAGATAGCGGCCCACGCGGCCGACGTGGCGCGAGGGAGGGCCCATGCGACGAACCGCGACCTCTCCATGGCCCAGGCCCGCTATGCCCTCGACTGGGAGGAGCAGTTCAAGTTCATGCTCGATCCTATTGGCGCCCGAAAGATCTGGGAGCGCTCGCGCAAGGCCGAGGACCCAAAGACCAAGGGGTGCGAACAAGACCCCGAGGTCTGCTCCATGTGCGGCCCGAAGTTCTGCGCAGTTCGCATGTCCAGGGAACTCGCTAAATAGTAACCTATTTTATCTATTATATATCATAGTATTATAATGCATCCATCAAGCTCTAGTTGACGTGTCCTATTTCCCCTTTGCATCCCTTTGTCTTTGAATTAAGCAACCTCTTTCAAGGAGTTGCCGAAGACTCCCTTGAAAGGGAGAATAAACGATGTCTACTGACGCAAGGATAATGAAGCTGCGCATGGAGGCGGCGGAGGCATTTGTCCGAGGCGGCGTGGACGCGCCTCAGGACGCCTGCCGACCCGACGAGTTCATGGGCATCACCCCTGCCCGCTGCCAAGTGGTGGCGGTCGCCAGCGGCAAGGGCGGCACGGGCAAGACCTTCGTGGCCGTGAACCTCGCCATAGAGCTCGCGCGAACCGGCCTCAAGGTGGCGCTCATCGATGCAGACTTCGGCATGGCCAACGCCCATCTGCTGATGGGCGTAGAGCCCAGATACGACATATCCAACCTGCTCTTCGCAGAGAGGACGCTGGACGAGGTGATCGAGCACGGCCCCATGGGCGTGAGGATGATCGCAGGGGGCTCGTGCCAGACAAGGCTCGCCATCTGTGCAGACTCGGAGATGGAGCCGATAATGGCCAGGCTCGCCCCCATCGAGGATCAGGCGGATATCGCGCTCGTCGACCTGGCGGCCGGCGTTTCGCAGCGCACCGCGCGGTTTCTCACCTGCGCCCACGACATCATCCTGGTGGCCAACCACGAGGTCACCTCGCGCGCGGACGTCATCTCCACGCTCGGGATGCTCGCCGACACGGTCGGGGCGGCCACGGTGCACCTCGTCGTCAACATGGCGCGCGACCGCTCGCACGCCACCGTGACCTTTCAGCAGATATGGACGCGCGCCAGCCGCATGTGGCGCGGCCGCATAAAGCTATTCTTCGCAGGCTGGATACCCCAGAGCCGCTTCGTCGTAAGCTCGATCATGCGATCGAAGCCCGTCGTGATCGCGCATCCGCAATCCCTGCCGACCGACTGCATAAAGGCCATGGCCGCAAGGATGGGGAAACATCACTCCCTCTGGCGCAGCCGCCAGGTCGGCCGCTGGAGCGCGCCCTCGGCCTTCGCGCCGATCGCCGGCGTGGCCAGACACCCCGTCGACCAGGTTTGACTAGGTCCGGTTTTTCTGTCAGATAGAAGGGCATGAGATACGCCGGCTTCACAAAGCAGGAGCGCAACTTCATCACCCTCATGCGCGCCTGGATCATAGGCTTCCTCGGCCTGGCCGCCCTCTTCGCAGCGATCCCCGTGATCCTCCTCAACTACATAAACGACATAGGCAAGGTCTTCGCCGAATGGCATTCGCCCCCGATCACCCAGGGAGGCGAGCTGTGGCGCGTGCACGCGGTGGTCCTGCACCTGTGCCTGGCGTTCGCCTGCCTCATAGCGCAGGGAAGCGCGCTCAGAAACACGGCATACGCCAGGTTCGTGCTCATCGCCACGCTGGCGCTCGCGATCGGCTGCGGCCTGATGTTTTACCTGGACGGCCCCCAGTTCTATTACCCGGTCGGAGCAGCGGCGTACTGCGCCGTGTTCCTCATCACGCTCTGGTTCTACTCCAGCTCTTCAAAGAGCAGAAGCTGACCGATGACGCCCACTCATGGGAAGCACGATTCATTGATCAAGACCGTCGAGGCCCTGGCCTCAAGGGCGGATGAATTCTTAAGCTCCCCCATGGCGAGGTGGATCACGCTCGTGATGAAGGATGCGATCCAGGGCAAGGGCTCGGACGAGTTCGGCATGGACCCCACGTTCATGGACCTGGCGCGCCCCGTCTTCCAGTTCCTGTATCACCAGTACTTCCGCGTGGAGGTGCAAG
Encoded here:
- a CDS encoding 2-iminoacetate synthase ThiH, yielding CALRLNLPDCGIVLSTRESAALRDRLMPLGVTQMSAGSATEPGGYSKEGSSGKQFHRQDTRSAAEVAEMISRAGYDPVWKDWERMT
- the thiC gene encoding phosphomethylpyrimidine synthase ThiC, encoding MTTQLESAKRGTITEQMRRVAEAEGLPAEKVRLEIAHGRLIIPANVNHRNLRPLGIGMALSCKINANIGNSALSSDLGCELDKLSCAIESGADAVMDLSTGPRIDDIRKAIIERSAVPVGTVPIYEAAEGVERIEDLTSDALLEVIERHAQQGVDFVTVHCGLLASHLRLALTRTTGIVSRGGALTARWMQRNGKENPLYTEFDRLLEICLKHDMSLSLGDGLRPGCIADASDAAQFAELDVLGRLVRRCREAGVQTMVEGPGHVPINEIEMNIRRQIELCDGAPFYVLGPIVTDIAAGHDHIASAIGGAIAASAGAAMLCYVTPAEHLGLPNADEVRQGVIAHKIAAHAADVARGRAHATNRDLSMAQARYALDWEEQFKFMLDPIGARKIWERSRKAEDPKTKGCEQDPEVCSMCGPKFCAVRMSRELAK
- a CDS encoding P-loop NTPase, whose protein sequence is MSTDARIMKLRMEAAEAFVRGGVDAPQDACRPDEFMGITPARCQVVAVASGKGGTGKTFVAVNLAIELARTGLKVALIDADFGMANAHLLMGVEPRYDISNLLFAERTLDEVIEHGPMGVRMIAGGSCQTRLAICADSEMEPIMARLAPIEDQADIALVDLAAGVSQRTARFLTCAHDIILVANHEVTSRADVISTLGMLADTVGAATVHLVVNMARDRSHATVTFQQIWTRASRMWRGRIKLFFAGWIPQSRFVVSSIMRSKPVVIAHPQSLPTDCIKAMAARMGKHHSLWRSRQVGRWSAPSAFAPIAGVARHPVDQV